CACGCGTATTTTTGTGGAAAATCGCGAGGTAATTAGCATAGGGGATGTACCGGAACATCTGTTGCAAGCAATTATTGCTACAGAAGACGCGCGCTTCTATCGGCACTTTGGCCTTGACCCCATCGGCATCGGCCGGGCCTTGTTGGAAGC
This genomic interval from Selenomonadales bacterium contains the following:
- a CDS encoding transglycosylase domain-containing protein, whose amino-acid sequence is MTRKLHAQAAILASLAAVTILFLGLNTFLALPPFVQREASLVFARDGTLLTRIFVENREVISIGDVPEHLLQAIIATEDARFYRHFGLDPIGIGRALLEA